In Exiguobacterium acetylicum, the genomic stretch ATCGTTGGATGAACGAAAGCAGGCAGAGCGATTCGCCTGCTTTTTTCTTTGTGTTGAAACAAGTCTATTTGTTTAGTAAAATGAGTTCACATTTTACTATTGTTCAGAGGAGTGAGGAAACATGGCAAGTATTCGAGAGGTGGCAAAATTAGCTGGTGTGTCGATTGCGACGGTTTCGCGTGTGTTGAATGCGGATGAGAAGTTATCAGTCAGTCCAGAAACCAGAGATAAGGTATTGCAAACGGCAAAACAATTGAACTATAGTCCGCGGCAAAAAAAATCGTATAACCAGCGGATTGCGACCGTTGGCTTAGTGACGACGGTCAACGAAATGCAAGAAATCGATGATCCTTATTTCAGGTCAATTCGTCGCGGCATCGAAAGTGAAGCAGAACGCCAAAAAGTAAATGTTAATAAGGTCATTCGTCTATCTGAAAAAAAGGCGGACCTCGAAGGATTGAATCATCTAGGAGCGATTTTAGTTCTAGGTACCGTTGCGCCAGACATGTTAGAAGTCTTATATCAAAAAAATCCGAACATCATCGTGATTGATGACTCCCAAGCAGATGCACGGTTTGATGCCGTCTATTCTGATTTTAAAAGTGCGACGATTGCGAGTCTCGAGTACTTTTATGAGCTCGGTCATCGGCAGATCGCGTTCATCGGTGGCCATCGTGTCATCATGAATCAGAACGGTGAGTCGTTCATGAGTGAAGAAGAGGATCGCTATCAGACGTACGTCTCTTGGATGAAACAAAAAGAGTTGTCTGAGCATATACATGGGCTGCTTGGGGAATGGAAGACACTCGAAGGACTTCGTCTAGGGGAGCAGCTGGCTGAACACCAGGAGGTCACCGCGGTACTCGTCGCCAGTGATCCGATGGCAGTCGGTGTGTACCGAGCATTCCAGCGGAACGGTCACCAGATACCGGAAGACATCTCCATCTCGAGCTTTGATGATATCGAAATCGCCGAATTTTTAACACCTTCCTTGACGACAGTGAAGGTTGAAACAGAAGAGTTAGGAAAGTTCGCCATTAAAATGGCTTTGGAACGAATTCGTGGCGAACGTCATCTGCCCATCCGTCTCATGATTCCCGCACAACTAATCAAACGAGAAAGTGTATCTCCTAAAAATTGAAAATAGTGTTGACAAAGTGTTTACTAAACTTTAAGTTATAGATATGTTTAGTAAACGCTTTTTTCTTTTGTTTCAAAATGAAAGCGTCATCAATTGAGGGGGTTGGGTTTTGGAACTGATTCATGTTAACGAAACAGAAGGTATATTTCACTTAACAAATCGTCATTACAGCTATATCCTTCGGATCGAAGAAGGACAGATCGTCGCCCAGGAGTATTTCGGTCAACCCATCAAAACGTATCATGGAGCACGAAAATACCCACGGATTGATCGATCGTTTTCACCTAACTTTCCGGATGCTACGGATCGATTGTTCTCGCTCGATACGCTTCTGCAAGAGTATCCCGGTTATGGGACGGGGGATTATCGTTCACCAGCGCAACAGATCAAACACGAAGATGGGTCAGATGTAACAGACTTTCGCTATCGCTCATACGAACGAATCAACGGAAAACCGAAGCTGGATGGTCTTCCCGCCACCTATGTCGAAATGGAGGAAGAGGCGGAGACGCTTGTCTTGATATTAGAAGATGCAAAGGAAGAACTCGAGTTGCGTCTAGCATATACCGTCTTTCAAGATCGACCGATCTTATCGCGATCCGTTCAGTTGCATAACGTCGGTACGAAAACACATGACATCCAAAAACTGATGAGTCTGTCACTGGATCTCCCGTCTCAACAATTGGAATGTCTGACGTTGAATGGTACGTGGGGACGCGAGCGGATGATAGAGCGAGAGACGATCACACGAGGCATCAAAGTGTTTGACAGTAAACGTGGTTCGAGTAGTCATCAAATGAATCCATTTCTCGCGATCGTCTCACCAGAGGCGACGGAGTACAGCGGGGAAGTCGTCGGGTTCAGCTTGGTCTATAGCGGGAGTCATCAAATGACGGTCGAGAAGGATCCTTATGGACAGACGCGGATTCAACTCGGGATCAATCCATTCGGTTTCCAGTGGCAACTGAATCCAGGCGAGTGTTTTCAAGCGCCCGAAGTCAACATCTCCTACAGCCAACACGGCATGATGCAGATGTCACACGCCTTTCACGCACTGTATCGCGAGCGCTTGGCGCGAGGAAACTTCCGTGACACTGATCGTCCGGTTCTGATCAATAACTGGGAAGCGACGTACTTTGATTTTGATGAAACGAAAATCAAGCAAATCATGGAGGAGAGCGCGGCTCTCGGCATCGAATTGTTCGTGCTGGATGACGGCTGGTTCGGACGACGAGATGACGATTATTCCTCACTCGGAGATTGGTTCGAATATCAAGAAAAGATACCGAACGGGCTGAAACATCTCGCGGATCATGCCCATGCTCAAGGGATGCAATTCGGATTATGGTTCGAGCCGGAAATGATTTCAAGAAGCAGTCAACTTTTCAGAAATCATCCGGACTGGACGATCCATATTCCAGGTCGTGGACGATCCAAAGGACGAGATCAGTACGTCCTGGATTTCAGTCGAAAAGAGGTGCGAGACAATATCATCGAACAGATGACGGCTGTGCTTGATGAAGTCGAGATTGATTACATCAAATGGGACTTCAACCGGAACGTCACGGAAGTCTTTTCGACCACGTTACCAAGCGAGTTGCAAGGCGAACTGTTGCATCGCTATGTACTCGGACTCTATGAAGTACTAGAGTTCTTGACTGCGCGTTATCCGCATATTCTGTTCGAGAGTTGTTCCGGCGGTGGCGGTCGTTTTGATCCCGGGATGTTGTATTACATGCCGCAAACATGGACGAGTGACAACACGGACGCCGTCGCGCGTCTGAAGATCCAGCACGGAACGAGCATGGTCTATCCAATCTCGTCGATGGGCGCTCATGTCTCTGCGATCCCGAATCATCAAACGCATCGCAAGACGAGTCTTGAAATGCGAGGTCACGTTGCGATGGCGGGTGTATTCGGATATGAACTTGATGCGACACGGTTATCGGAACAGGAGAAGACAATCGTCAAACAGCAAATCGCGTTTTACAAAACGCATCGGCGTACGCTTCAATACGGAACGTTTTATCGGTTGGAGAGTGCGTTCACGAGCAATCATCCAGCTTGGATGTTCGTCTCACAGGAGCAAGATAAGATCATCGTCTGTGATGTCACCGTCTTGAGTGAAGCTGCTGCACCGATCCGGACACTAAAATTGAACGGTCTCGATCCTCAAGCGATCTACGAATTAGAAGGAACTCGTTACGGCGGAGATGAGCTCATGTACATCGGGTTGTATGTGCCACCAACCGTCAACGGAGATTTTGACAGCCGGTTATATGTCTTAAAAAAAATACAAGAACATTCAGGAGGCAATCATGATGAATAAGTCGATGAAATTAGGAATGGCAGGCATTCTCTCGTCTTCGTTATTGTTTGGAGCAGGCTGTACGATGGGAGCGAATTCGGATCAGACCGAGATTGAGTTCTTTTCACAAAAAGTCGAGATGAAGGCAACGTTAGATCAAATCATCAAGGATTTCGAGAAGAAGAATCCCGACATCGATGTGAAGCTGACGAGCGTCAGCAATGCCGGTACCGTTTTAAAAACGCGGATTGCTGGTGGTGATGTCCCGGACATCGTTCATACCTATCCACAAAACGCGGATTTCAAAGGGTGGGCAGCAGACGGGAAGTTCGTTGATTTATCGAAGGAGTCGTTTTTAGGAAATCTCAAGGACGGTGCTGCCGAGTCGTATGCTGTTGATGGAAAAGTCTACTCGTTACCGCTGAACTCGAACGCTTGGGGCTTCTTCTACAATAAGACGAAATTCGATGAGCTCGGTCTACAGCCACCTAAAACGTGGGATGAGATGAAGGAAGTCGTCGCAAAAATCAAAGACGCGGGAGAGACACCATTTGCGAGCGCATTGACGACAGAGGACTCGTGGACAGTGAACGGATATCATCAACTTGCCTGGGCGACGGTCACAGGTGGATTCGAACAAACACAGGATGCACTCAAGAACAGCCCGAAAAATGGCATCAAAGTCGGAGATCCGAACTTTGAAGCAGTCGCGAACGAACTGAGTCTCGTCAGCGGAAATACGCAAAAGAATGCGAACGGTGCTTCGTATAGCGATGCGGTCGCTGTATTTGCGAATCAAGAAGCGTTGATCTTCCCGAACGGCATCTGGGCACTTCCAGTCATTCGGGACCAACAGCCTGATTTCGAAGTCAGTATGTTCGCATACCCGGGAAAACAAGCAGGTGAAGAGATGACGGTCGGAGCAGCCGACTTGGCGTTATCCGTCTCAGCATCAGGATCGAAAAAAGAGCAGGCAGCTTCGAAGAAGTTCTTGTCGTACTTAACGGAAGGGGACGTCATGCAGAAATACTATGATAAGGATGGCTCTCCAACGTCCGTCAAAGCCGTGAAAGCAGACGGATCCTTCAAAGAAACAAAAGCCGTCTCGGATCTCGTCTTCTCGGATAAACAAATCATCTGGCTGCATTCCGAGTGGCCGTCGGAAGAAGAGTTTTGGCATTTGACGGTGGATTATATGAACAAAGGGGATAAGAAGAAGCTTTCGAATGATCTCAACACGTTCTTCAATGAAATGAAATAATCGAAAGGGAGTTGCCTCCATGAAAGAAAAAGGATTCGTCAACCGCTACTGGCCCTATCTCTTCATCATCGTGCCGCTCTTACTTCAAATCATATTTTTCTTCATTCCCTTGGTGCAAGGTGTCATCTTCAGCTTCACCGACTGGACAGGGCTGACTAGCTCCTATCACTTCATCGGGATCGATAATTATATCTCGATTTTATCAGACACACGTTTCCGGGATAGCATCGGCTTTACATTACTCTTTACGATTGGTCTCGTCGCTGGTCAAATCGTGCTCGGCATCGCGATTGCTAAATTATTGAACCGTAAGATCAAAGGAGTCGGGCTGTTTCGGACAGCCTACTTCTTTCCTGCGGTCATCAGCACCGTGACGCTCGGCTTGATTTTTAAGCAGTTCTTCAACTACGGTCTCGTACCGCTCGGTGAATACTTACAGATTGAATGGCTGTCGCAAAGCTTGATCGCAAACGAAGGAACTGCCTTCTGGGGTCTACTCTTCGTTGCGCTTTGGCAAGGGGTCGCGATTCCTGTCGTCATCTTCTTAGCGAATCTTCAAAGCATTCCAAACGAGATTCGTGAAGCGGCGTCCATTGACGGAGCAAATGCATGGCAGACATTTAAAAAAATTGAACTACCTTTTCTATCGCCAGCGATCAGCATCGTCTTGATCCTTGCCATGAAGGCGGGTTTGACGGCGTTTGATTTAATCTACGCGTTAACGGGTGGAGGACCAAGTGGCTCGACGACATCTCTCGGACTACTCGTCTACAACTATGCGTTCAAAAATAACCAGTTCGGTTATGCCAGTGCGATTGCGATCGTACTGTTCATCATCATCGCGATCGTTTCGGTCATTCAAATCAATTCGTCCAAACGGTTCGAAGTTTAAGGAGGGCATCATGAAAAAAGATCGCATTCATATTCCGACCTATCTATTTTTATCCATCGGACTCGTATTGATTGCTCTACCGATGTATCTGACGATTTTAAATTCCTTCAAAGAAACGCGTCAAATCACCGGCGGATTCTTTGAATGGCCAGATCCATTCACGTTCAATAACTTCCAGCGTTTATGGGAGGATGGTGTCGTTCAGTACTTCGCGAACTCGATGCTCATCACGACTTCAGCGATCGCGTTGATCATCCTGATTGTGCCGATGGCTGCTTTTGCGTTGGCACGTACGATGGATCGGAGCCGTGTGTTTCAAGGCATCTACATCTTTTTAATCATCGGGATTTTCGTTCCGTTTCAAGTCATCATGATTCCAATTACTTCGATGATGTCAGGACTCGGATTATCTAGTAAATTCGGCTTGATTCTGTTGTATTTGACGTACGCGGTACCACAATCGCTGTTCCTTTACGCAGGATATGTAAAAACCGTCATTCCGAAAGAACTCGATGAAGCGGCAGCGATTGACGGGAGCGGGAAGTTCAATACGTACTTCAAGATCATCTTCCCGATGATGAAACCAATGCACGCGACTGTGTTGATCTTGAATGCACTCTGGATTTGGAACGATTTCCTCTTACCGTTGCTTCTGCTGAACCGCGATGAGTCAACTTGGACCTTACCTTTGTTCCAATTCAACTATCAGGGTCAGTACTTTAGTGATTTTGGTCCTTCGTTCGCGTCGTATGTGGTCGGCATCGTATCGATCCTCGTCGTGTATCTCTTTTTCCAGCGCCATATCATTGATGGGATGGCAAACGGATCAATTAAATAAGGAACTAGGGAAGCATGTATTTGACGCGCAAGTCGAATACATGCTTTTTGTATGAGGAAATAAAAGGAAAACAGAATTAGAATGAAGAATAGATTACGTGTTATAGAAGCGAAACCACAAAACATTGAAAAGAGGAAAAAGAGACATGGAAGTACAGTGGAACGATAAGACTATCCTTGAACTCATACTCATCGTCTGGGTGATCGGTGCCATCATCATCATCGTGAGTCAGGCGCGGAGTAAGAAAAGTTTGAAAGCCAGCTTGATTAGCGGAACGATCATCAATCTTCTTTATACGACGGGCATTTCATTACTGTGGTTTTACACAATTGCTGTCGATGGGATCAGTCAGGTGTTAGTCGTCTATTTCTTCGTCGGCATCTTTACGGTCCTTGAGTTTCTGTTTGTGATCGTTCTTTTGATCGTCAAACGCAAAAAATCGACTGTCTCTTGAGGAGTACAGTCAACACTCATAAATAAAGATTTAGTTTACATAATGAAGTAGAAGGAGGCATGTGTCTTCTTCTACTTTTTTTGTAATTATGCAATCGATTGCATTCGTATGCTCACTTAACATCCAGGAAAAGGAATCATATTTCTTGCAAAAAACTAGTTTTTATTTCACACGATTTATGCAAAAATAGAACACAACAAACTGCGAGAATTTTTAGAAAAGTGAATGACTAGACTATTCATCCTTTTGAGTAGAAGAGAGAAGTCATCGTTTTTCGAATTCTAAATAACTTATTTTTCGAAAGCCTGGAGGGGAATGTATGAAATTGTTGAAGATGTGGAACCAAATCAGTTTAGTGAAACAAATCGCGATTGGCTTGATCGTAGGGATTGTTTTAGCCGTCACGATTCCTGAAGTAGCGAGTTCTTTGACCATCTTTGGAACATTATTTGTTTCCTCACTAAAGGCAGTCGCGCCGATTTTGGTCTTTTTCCTAGTTATGGCTTCGATTGTGCAACACAAAAAAGGTCAGCAAACGAACATGAAATCCATCGTCTTCTTATATCTACTCGGTACATTCTTAGCGGGTGCGATTGCGGTCGTCGTCAGTTTCTTGTTCCCAGTGACGATTACACTGACAGAAGGCGCAGAGAAGCTGTCAGCTCCTGGAAACGCCATCGAAGTCCTTAAGAAACTTGTCTTGAACATGGTCGACAACCCCGTCAATGCGCTCATTCAAGCGAACTACATCGGAATTCTGACATGGGCGATCGTCTTAGGACTCGCATTAAAAAATGCTTCCGACACGACAAAAACGTTCATCTCGAATTTCTCAGACGGTATCGCTAAGATGGTCGGCTGGATCATCAAACTAGCACCCCTCGGAATCATGGGTCTCGTCATCGGTTCAGTCACAGAGAATGGAATTGGTTCTCTCGGTAAGTATGTAGGATTATTGGGCGTATTGATTGGTACGATGCTTATCGTCGCACTCATTGTTAATCCATTGATCGTATTCATCAACGTCCGTCAAAATCCATATCCGCTCGTCTTTAAATGTCTACGTGAAAGTGGCATCACGGCTTTCTTCACACGCAGTTCGGCAGCGAACATCCCCGTCAACATGGAATTGTGTAAGAAGCTCGGTCTCGATAAAGAGACATACGGCATCTCGATTCCGCTCGGTGCCACGATCAACATGGCGGGGGCGGCGATTACGATTACGGTTCTGACACTTGCTGCCGTCAATACGCTCGGGATTCAAGTCGATATTCCGACAGCCATCATCTTGAGTGTACTTGCTGCGATCTGTGCATGTGGAGCGTCAGGTGTCGCTGGCGGATCACTTCTCTTGATTCCACTTGCATGTAGCTTATTCGGGATTCCGAACGATGTCGCGATGCAAGTCGTTGCCGTTGGTTTCATCATTGGAGTGTTGCAAGATTCATTTGAAACAGGACTCAACTCTTCGACAGATGTTCTGTTCACAGCTACAGCGGAATATCGCAAACGCTTGAAAGAAGGCGAACGACTTTCGATTAATCGTCAGTCGATGAATGAAGAAGTAGCTGAAAAGGTCGTCAACGGCTGAGTAACTTCTCAACCATCATCATAATGTAAATAAGAAAAGGCATCCTTAGCTGAGGATGCCTTTTCTTATAGACAAATTAACCCTCTCCTAAAGCAACGTACTTTTTTAATTTCCCTTTGAAGCTGACTAGCAGAATTTCCTTTCTTTCCTTAGTGGAGTATAGGACGGTACCCTTAGAGAGTTTCGTAGCAGTCCCATTATCAAAATCGTCTCTATCCGAACTTCTTCTTTTAATTTCTCCGACTTTTTCCTTCTGAGTGACTTCGGTTTTTTCTGCCCATGCTACATCTGATTGGTAGATCGTATCATTGAATTGAAAAATGTCTGCTTTAGCATCTTCGCTCAATACTTCGGATGCCGTCGGTTTTTCACTAGTACTTTGCATTATCTCTTCATTATTACAACCAACTAATATCCACACAGCCATAATCGAGAAAGCACAAGTTAAAACGACTTTTTTCATGACACGACCTCTTTCCCATTTTGTATGTTATTCCATGCCGATACACGTTAACGTCAACTGCTTTTCACGGTCGCCATCCCATTGAATAGTGGTTTCCTTTAGTCTAGCAAATTCAAATGTTTTTCTTAGTCAGGAATCTTAACAAAAAGGGAATCCATTTTTATGGGATCCAGCGTCCGATCTGCTCCCCCATCTTGACGCGACGTTCAATGCCTGGTGCGAGTTCGACGGTGTCCGGTGGCAAGACGAGGATGACGGTCGAACCGAACGAGAAGTAGCCGAACTCTGCACCACGCTCCAGCAGGCGTCCTTGATGTGTCTGAACGATCGTATTGACGTTCAGCGCACCGACCATGACGTGCTCGATCGCTCGGTGATCGACTTGCAGACGCGTGACCCGACGATAGTTGCGTGTCAGCGGACGTTTGCTGAATCGTAGCCCCAGGTCATTGACGGGTGCCGATTCTCGCCC encodes the following:
- a CDS encoding LacI family DNA-binding transcriptional regulator, whose protein sequence is MASIREVAKLAGVSIATVSRVLNADEKLSVSPETRDKVLQTAKQLNYSPRQKKSYNQRIATVGLVTTVNEMQEIDDPYFRSIRRGIESEAERQKVNVNKVIRLSEKKADLEGLNHLGAILVLGTVAPDMLEVLYQKNPNIIVIDDSQADARFDAVYSDFKSATIASLEYFYELGHRQIAFIGGHRVIMNQNGESFMSEEEDRYQTYVSWMKQKELSEHIHGLLGEWKTLEGLRLGEQLAEHQEVTAVLVASDPMAVGVYRAFQRNGHQIPEDISISSFDDIEIAEFLTPSLTTVKVETEELGKFAIKMALERIRGERHLPIRLMIPAQLIKRESVSPKN
- a CDS encoding alpha-galactosidase, which produces MIHVNETEGIFHLTNRHYSYILRIEEGQIVAQEYFGQPIKTYHGARKYPRIDRSFSPNFPDATDRLFSLDTLLQEYPGYGTGDYRSPAQQIKHEDGSDVTDFRYRSYERINGKPKLDGLPATYVEMEEEAETLVLILEDAKEELELRLAYTVFQDRPILSRSVQLHNVGTKTHDIQKLMSLSLDLPSQQLECLTLNGTWGRERMIERETITRGIKVFDSKRGSSSHQMNPFLAIVSPEATEYSGEVVGFSLVYSGSHQMTVEKDPYGQTRIQLGINPFGFQWQLNPGECFQAPEVNISYSQHGMMQMSHAFHALYRERLARGNFRDTDRPVLINNWEATYFDFDETKIKQIMEESAALGIELFVLDDGWFGRRDDDYSSLGDWFEYQEKIPNGLKHLADHAHAQGMQFGLWFEPEMISRSSQLFRNHPDWTIHIPGRGRSKGRDQYVLDFSRKEVRDNIIEQMTAVLDEVEIDYIKWDFNRNVTEVFSTTLPSELQGELLHRYVLGLYEVLEFLTARYPHILFESCSGGGGRFDPGMLYYMPQTWTSDNTDAVARLKIQHGTSMVYPISSMGAHVSAIPNHQTHRKTSLEMRGHVAMAGVFGYELDATRLSEQEKTIVKQQIAFYKTHRRTLQYGTFYRLESAFTSNHPAWMFVSQEQDKIIVCDVTVLSEAAAPIRTLKLNGLDPQAIYELEGTRYGGDELMYIGLYVPPTVNGDFDSRLYVLKKIQEHSGGNHDE
- a CDS encoding extracellular solute-binding protein, producing the protein MNKSMKLGMAGILSSSLLFGAGCTMGANSDQTEIEFFSQKVEMKATLDQIIKDFEKKNPDIDVKLTSVSNAGTVLKTRIAGGDVPDIVHTYPQNADFKGWAADGKFVDLSKESFLGNLKDGAAESYAVDGKVYSLPLNSNAWGFFYNKTKFDELGLQPPKTWDEMKEVVAKIKDAGETPFASALTTEDSWTVNGYHQLAWATVTGGFEQTQDALKNSPKNGIKVGDPNFEAVANELSLVSGNTQKNANGASYSDAVAVFANQEALIFPNGIWALPVIRDQQPDFEVSMFAYPGKQAGEEMTVGAADLALSVSASGSKKEQAASKKFLSYLTEGDVMQKYYDKDGSPTSVKAVKADGSFKETKAVSDLVFSDKQIIWLHSEWPSEEEFWHLTVDYMNKGDKKKLSNDLNTFFNEMK
- a CDS encoding carbohydrate ABC transporter permease, translating into MKEKGFVNRYWPYLFIIVPLLLQIIFFFIPLVQGVIFSFTDWTGLTSSYHFIGIDNYISILSDTRFRDSIGFTLLFTIGLVAGQIVLGIAIAKLLNRKIKGVGLFRTAYFFPAVISTVTLGLIFKQFFNYGLVPLGEYLQIEWLSQSLIANEGTAFWGLLFVALWQGVAIPVVIFLANLQSIPNEIREAASIDGANAWQTFKKIELPFLSPAISIVLILAMKAGLTAFDLIYALTGGGPSGSTTSLGLLVYNYAFKNNQFGYASAIAIVLFIIIAIVSVIQINSSKRFEV
- a CDS encoding carbohydrate ABC transporter permease; translation: MKKDRIHIPTYLFLSIGLVLIALPMYLTILNSFKETRQITGGFFEWPDPFTFNNFQRLWEDGVVQYFANSMLITTSAIALIILIVPMAAFALARTMDRSRVFQGIYIFLIIGIFVPFQVIMIPITSMMSGLGLSSKFGLILLYLTYAVPQSLFLYAGYVKTVIPKELDEAAAIDGSGKFNTYFKIIFPMMKPMHATVLILNALWIWNDFLLPLLLLNRDESTWTLPLFQFNYQGQYFSDFGPSFASYVVGIVSILVVYLFFQRHIIDGMANGSIK
- the sstT gene encoding serine/threonine transporter SstT codes for the protein MKLLKMWNQISLVKQIAIGLIVGIVLAVTIPEVASSLTIFGTLFVSSLKAVAPILVFFLVMASIVQHKKGQQTNMKSIVFLYLLGTFLAGAIAVVVSFLFPVTITLTEGAEKLSAPGNAIEVLKKLVLNMVDNPVNALIQANYIGILTWAIVLGLALKNASDTTKTFISNFSDGIAKMVGWIIKLAPLGIMGLVIGSVTENGIGSLGKYVGLLGVLIGTMLIVALIVNPLIVFINVRQNPYPLVFKCLRESGITAFFTRSSAANIPVNMELCKKLGLDKETYGISIPLGATINMAGAAITITVLTLAAVNTLGIQVDIPTAIILSVLAAICACGASGVAGGSLLLIPLACSLFGIPNDVAMQVVAVGFIIGVLQDSFETGLNSSTDVLFTATAEYRKRLKEGERLSINRQSMNEEVAEKVVNG